DNA sequence from the Gadus morhua chromosome 21, gadMor3.0, whole genome shotgun sequence genome:
acacacacacacacacacacacacacacacacacacacacacacacgtcacgtgAAAGCGCGctcacaggcacacgcacggaCCAACGGACAGGTATAAGACTACTGTATAAAAATAAAGTGATCACAAACTGGATGTTCACCGAGAAAGAAGTGGAAACGTCGCACGGGTCAACTTGTCTGTCTTCTTCTATGTACAAACAATGGTGTCAATATATATAGGTCGTAAGCCAAAGAAACACACCACAGAAGCCTAGGAGAGCTGGACAGATAACGATCTGCCATGCATGTGCCTTGGGGGTTCATCATGATCATTAGCAGCATCTGAACACGTTGGTTTTTGCACGGTTGAAACCGGACATTTATAACAGATTATAGATCACAGAGacagcatcaccccccccccctcccaactaAACATGGAGCACAGCTGTTTTGGAACTCACGAGATCGTGCCGGTATTGCTCCAGCCAATCTCTGAGCTCCGATATGCGGTACCCCTCGGGACCCCGGCCGCCCTGGTAGACCACACGCTGGTCCCTCAAGATGTAAAGTCTCTCAAAGTAGGCGCCGTACGCCGCGTTGGACGAGTTGTCCATGGTATCGATCACCACCTGGCTGCCCGGCACCTCGGACAGCATCAGCTGCGCCGCGCGGAGCCGGTCCTCGATGCAGCGGTGCTTGGGGATCTGGTACGGCGCGTCGGAGCTCACCCAGCCGTCGGACGGATGCGCCTCCTCGATGTACACGAGCAGCGAGTCCGCGATGTCCGCGTACTGGCTCGCCACGCGCCGGAACGCGGCCAGGCGCGTCATGAACGGCGGTCAGGAGCAGCTGCCAAAGTTCAGAATGAGCGGCCTCTTGCCCCGCATGCAGTCCAGGATGCGCAGGGTCTGGCGGTCctgcaccgccaccacctcGGTGTTGGGCGCGCTGTGGCCAACGTGCGCCGCTTTGAAAAAGTCCAGTTTCTGCCCGTACCACACGGCGCGCAGCGACTCCAGGGTGAACATCTTGTTGGAGTCCGAGACGCACACCGGCGGGTCGTCCGGGCCGCCCTCACCCTGGCCCATCCTCAGCAGCACTTTTTTGCGGATGCACAGGAAATCCAAGATCCACAGCATGACTGCGGCCAGCAGGAAGCGCGGCAGCAGCATCAGGCACAGCGCGGCGTGCTTCAGCGCCAGCGCCATTTGGACACTGCCGCCGGACACTacatgcatctctctctctctctctctctctctctctctctctctctctctctctctctctctctctctctctctctctctctctctctctctctctctctctctctctctctctctctctctctctctctctctctctctctctctctctctctctctctccccacactcCCCCGCGCCAATGCCAGtggagagtgtgggggggggggggggggaggggagaaaggggggggggggggggggggggggagagagaaggatgcgACCAGGGGGGAGGCGAAGCAAGGCGAGTATACTGTGTGTTACTCACCTTTACTCATTGGAGAGGAGAAGACAACTGTCTCCGTGACGTCTCACCGCCGTACGTTTTATAGACGCCGGGCGTCgggataataaaaaaataaggaaaaacaCGCCTCCGGATCTCGCGCCGCCCACTCACATGGTGGGTATTACCTCCcgtcaactctctctctctccctctctctctctctctctctccccccccccccccccccccctctctctctacttcttcaaagataccgagagagagagagagagagagagagagagagagagagagagagagagagagagagagagagagagagagagagagagagagagagagagagagagagagagagagagagagagaatagagcgTGACTGTGCGTGGGgggagaaagatagagggagagagagggagagcgtgcTGGGGAAGTCAGCTGTTGGCAATTTGTGCCAttcatacaaaataaataataaatgatggataaaaaaaaaaaaaaaatagtagtTATTTATCCAAAAGGGAAGAAAATGCAAAACGAAGCAATTATCTTGCCGAAGTGTTTCTGTTGAATGAAACAACAAAGGAAAACACTTGTCGCATCTATGTCAAGGTTCAATGACGTCAGTGGGCTTAAGCAGTGATTTCTGCGTCCAATGAAACGCATCACGTCCATACAGTCATATGATTAACCGTAGGCCTCTTTTAAACCATGGTAGATATCTTAATGGCTAAGCCTGCTTTCCTTTAAACTTTGTATGAGTGAAAGTAGACTCTAGGTCAGTGTTATTATGGAGATTGTCAAACCAGTAAAACATGAACTGGGCCTTTGCCTTGAAACAATGTGAACACATCAAAGTCTAATGTCTAAGAGCAGGGTATTTAAAGAGCCCATTCTTTTAAGATGCTTTGTGATAATAAACGCCAGTCGTAAAGTGGTCTTCATGTATTAGCCTACATTTCAGGGAACTCCGCTGCATTGTTTAATGTGCATGTGTTCAATCATGCTTTCACCTTGTATAAAAATGCACCATTCCCAAATTAAATACCAAACGAAAGTTAGGAACACACGAGAAATTAATATATACAGGCTGTGCATTTACAAGCAAATCGTACCAATTTGCACCGGATGGGTTCTCTGAGTGGGATCGATACCCGTCGGTGCCCACTAGACGGCGCTCGGTGCACAGCTACAAGGCATGTGATGCGCGCACGGGCCGCCCACAGACAACGTCGCATACCCGGTCATTTGAGG
Encoded proteins:
- the LOC115534774 gene encoding thyroxine 5-deiodinase-like, translated to MHVVSGGSVQMALALKHAALCLMLLPRFLLAAVMLWILDFLCIRKKVLLRMGQGEGGPDDPPVCVSDSNKMFTLESLRAVWYGQKLDFFKAAHVGHSAPNTEVVAVQDRQTLRILDCMRGKRPLILNFGSCSUPPFMTRLAAFRRVASQYADIADSLLVYIEEAHPSDGWVSSDAPYQIPKHRCIEDRLRAAQLMLSEVPGSQVVIDTMDNSSNAAYGAYFERLYILRDQRVVYQGGRGPEGYRISELRDWLEQYRHDLVSSKTAVLHV